Part of the Paenarthrobacter sp. JL.01a genome is shown below.
CATGGCGATGGGAACGTTGAGTTCATCCCCTCCCATCCCCACCAGGCATGCGGTCCCACCTCGTTTGACGGCGGGGAAGGCGGGCAAGATCGCCCGTGCGTTTCCCGAAGCATCGATGTAAACGTCGAAGTACTCTGCGTATTCCTCCAAACCGCTCGTGGTGGGGTCCAATGCAATGTCCGCCCCGTGCGCCAAGGCAAACTCACGCCGATGCGCGATCGGGTCGCTGATGACCACCTCACCGGCACCCAACGCCTTGGCGACCTGGACATTCATGACCCCGATCGGACCCGCACCAGTGATGAGAACTTTGTCTCCGGCCTTCACACCTGCCCGCCGGGCTGCGTGGACGGCCACGGACAGCGGCTCGAGAAGGGCTGCCTGCTCATCGGTGATTTCCGCCGGAACGGCATGTGCAAAGTCATCATCGACAATTACGTACTCCGCGAAAGAGCCGTCCACGGGCCAAGCCCCGTAAAACAAAATGTCCCGGCACAGGTGATAGCGGCCCGTCTTGCAGTAATCGCACTTCCGGCAAGGAGTCTGCGGTTCAACTGCCACCCGTGTTCCTACGCGGCTGCTGTCGACGCCAGGCCCGACGGCGACAATCTCACCCGCCGTTTCGTGCCCCAGCACGATCGGGCCCTCGACGACAATGTCACCAATGGAGCCGGTCTCGTAAAAGTGGGTGTCCGAACCACAAACGCCAACAGCCGTCACACGTACCAGCACCTGGCCCGGCTGCGGTTCCGGAACTGCGACTTCCTGAAGTTCTATGGTCTTGGGCGAGGTCAGGACGCTGGCGCGCATGGTTGCAGGGATTGACATGTTTATGTCCTTTCGATGTGGGGTGTGGTCAGCCCTTGACCGTGCCGGCAGTAAGACCACCGACGATCCAGCGCAAGGAGAAGAGAGCAAAGAGGATGCCGGGGACCATGGAGACGACAGTGGCTGCCGCCATCGGGCCCCAGTCAATGGATTGGTAGGCGATGTATTGCTGAATGCCGGTGGTGATCACCTGAGTGTTTTTGCCGCTCAGAACAAGGGGCAAGGTGTAGCTGTTCCAGGCCCAGATGAAGGAAAGCATCAGACTGGCGCCAAGACCGGGTGCGATCAACCGGAACAGCACGTGCCGGAACGCCGTCCAGCGGTTGCCACCGTCCATGGCCACCGCTTCTTCCAGCTCGACTGGCAGATCCTCGATGAAGGATCGGAGCATCCACACAAGCATCGGCAGTGTCACGAGCTGGTAAGCCAGGATCAGGCCCAGATAGTTGTCGTACAAACCGATCTTCTGGAAGATCAGGTACAGCGGAAGGATGATCAGCAGCTCCGGAGCAAAACGGAGGGACAGGATGCTGAACGCAATGTTCTCGCGGCCCCGGAACTTGAAGCGCGCCAGGGCATAGGCCGTCGGCAGACCAATGAGCAGCGTCAGCACCAGCGAGCCCAGCGTCACTATCAGGGAGTTCACAAACGGTGTCATGAACGCGCTGCCACTTAGCACCTTCACGTAGTTGTCCAGCGTTGGAGCAAAGAAGAATTTGGGCGGATAAACCACGATGTCGCCTGGCGTCTTGAAGGACATCATCAGGATCCAGACAATCGGCGCCAACGCGAACACGGTCCAGAGCACCAGAACGGTGATCGCCGCCGCGCGTCGAAGTCTCTTGGACCTTTCCCGGCGGGAAGTGCCGGGAACCGGAGGAGCCCCTGGGGCACGCGCCGCTGACTCCATGTCAGTGCTGCTCATGAAAATGCCTCCTTGCGACGGGCCTTGAGCAGGAAAAAGGAGATGAGGTAACAAAGAAGCCAGAGGACGATCAGTGCCGCCATGGCCGCGCCGAAGTTCAGGTTGCGTATGCCGTCCAGATAGGCCATGACGTGCAGGTTGGTGGTCGCATCCACCGGGCCACCCTTGGTGGTGGTGTAGATGATGTCGAACATCTTCAGCGAGTCAATGCCCCGGAAGGTGACGATGACCACCAGGACGGGCATGAGCATCGGCAGCGTCACGGAAATGAAGTTTCGAACAGGGCCCGCGCCATCCATC
Proteins encoded:
- a CDS encoding NAD(P)-dependent alcohol dehydrogenase, coding for MSIPATMRASVLTSPKTIELQEVAVPEPQPGQVLVRVTAVGVCGSDTHFYETGSIGDIVVEGPIVLGHETAGEIVAVGPGVDSSRVGTRVAVEPQTPCRKCDYCKTGRYHLCRDILFYGAWPVDGSFAEYVIVDDDFAHAVPAEITDEQAALLEPLSVAVHAARRAGVKAGDKVLITGAGPIGVMNVQVAKALGAGEVVISDPIAHRREFALAHGADIALDPTTSGLEEYAEYFDVYIDASGNARAILPAFPAVKRGGTACLVGMGGDELNVPIAMIQHREITLTGTFRYVNTWPTAIALLASGAVDVEGIVTGRFGLEDVEESLMKAKKDPMAIKTMVIPVPQAKR
- a CDS encoding carbohydrate ABC transporter permease; its protein translation is MSSTDMESAARAPGAPPVPGTSRRERSKRLRRAAAITVLVLWTVFALAPIVWILMMSFKTPGDIVVYPPKFFFAPTLDNYVKVLSGSAFMTPFVNSLIVTLGSLVLTLLIGLPTAYALARFKFRGRENIAFSILSLRFAPELLIILPLYLIFQKIGLYDNYLGLILAYQLVTLPMLVWMLRSFIEDLPVELEEAVAMDGGNRWTAFRHVLFRLIAPGLGASLMLSFIWAWNSYTLPLVLSGKNTQVITTGIQQYIAYQSIDWGPMAAATVVSMVPGILFALFSLRWIVGGLTAGTVKG